One genomic region from Colletes latitarsis isolate SP2378_abdomen chromosome 10, iyColLati1, whole genome shotgun sequence encodes:
- the Tsf1 gene encoding transferrin 1, which produces MIFGFRVFFAALAALAIADGPIFAAAENDAPSGRVFTICVPEVYWKDCADMMKDSADKGIPVSCISGRDRYECIDRVGKKEADVVAVDPEDMYLVAKNNELAAKAGYSVVEQVRTKEEPDAVYRYEAVCVVHKDLAINNVQELRGLKSCHTGVGRNVGYKIPITKLTAMGVLNNVNDPQYSARENELRALSSLFSKGCLVGTWSPDPAINRRLKETYSNMCALCEKPNVCDYPDIYSGYEGALRCLAHNGGDVAWTKVIYVKRFFGLPVGVSPAVPTNENPADYRYFCPDGTKVPIDANTKPCTWAARPWQGYMANGAVSDTRALQKELTDLGKLGEEEKASWWKDIMLLDNKTLAVPAPVVSPENHLKNSKYLDVIERDSGSVGKLARWCVWSQGALDKCRALAKAAFSRDVRPKLECKMEKDEDSCLKAVKEDKADLVVVEGGSIARAIKDYNAVPIIAETYGQGTTNNSERPAVAVVKESSGINKLEDLRQKKSCHSGYKGDFAGWDAPMHVLKEKGLLNSVDDAGEFFSGSCAPGADPNSKLCAQCVGSAMSNDDQVRRATKCKPNNSEAFKGGEGALKCLLSGQGDVAFVPFTALSNIEKLNPSDKPKEKCQLLCPGGNRAPLDAWTTCNFGMEPPRVVLSSGDKSVNALEEFTHGILAASSLYAKRPDLLHLFGTWADVSNSLFKDDTKGLVSIDKSWNKWNEWQETKQKYGLA; this is translated from the exons ATGATCTTCGGATTTCGCGTTTTCTTCGCTGCACTCGCGGCGCTCGCGATCGCTGACGGGCCTATCTTCGCCGCGGCTGAAAACGATGCTCCCTCCGGGCGTGTTT TCACGATATGCGTGCCGGAAGTGTATTGGAAGGATTGCGCGGACATGATGAAGGATTCGGCCGATAAGGGAATTCCGGTTTCGTGCATTTCTGGTCGCGATCGGTACGAATGTATCGACAGAGTCGGAAAGAAGGAGGCGGACGTGGTGGCCGTCGATCCCGAGGACATGTATCTGGTGGCAAAGAACAACGAGCTGGCCGCGAAAGCCGGGTACAGTGTCGTCGAACAG GTGAGAACCAAGGAGGAACCGGACGCGGTCTATCGATACGAAGCCGTGTGCGTGGTGCACAAAGACCTGGCCATAAACAACGTGCAGGAACTGCGCGGATTGAAATCCTGTCACACGGGCGTGGGACGGAACGTTGGCTACAAAATACCGATCACCAAACTTACCGCCATGGGGGTGTTGAACAACGTAAACGATCCTCAGTACTCTGCTCGCGAGAACGAGCTTCGTGCTTTAAGCTCGCTCTTCTCAAAGGGATGCTTGGTCGGCACCTGGTCgccggatccagccatcaaccgACGACTCA AGGAAACCTACTCGAACATGTGCGCTCTGTGCGAGAAACCCAACGTTTGCGACTATCCTGATATTTATTCGGGATACGAGGGTGCGTTGCGGTGCCTCGCTCACAATGGCGGCGACGTCGCTTGGACCAAGGTGATCTACGTGAAACGTTTCTTCGGTTTACCGGTAGGCGTCTCCCCGGCGGTTCCCACGAACGAGAACCCTGCTGATTACCGATACTTCTGCCCGGACGGTACCAAAGTACCGATCGACGCTAACACCAAGCCCTGCACCTGGGCAGCCAGACCTTGGCAGGGTTACATGGCCAACGGGGCCGTCAGCGACACCCGGGCCTTGCAAAAG GAATTGACGGATCTCGGTAAGCTTGGGGAGGAAGAAAAGGCGAGCTGGTGGAAGGACATCATGCTCCTGGACAACAAGACTCTGGCCGTACCAGCGCCGGTCGTGTCGCCCGAGAACCACTTGAAGAACTCTAAATACTTGGACGTGATCGAAAGAGACTCCGGATCCGTGGGCAAACTTGCCCGCTGGTGCGTCTGGAGCCAAGGAGCGCTCGACAAGTGCCGTGCTCTTGCCAAAGCGGCGTTCTCGAG AGACGTCAGGCCGAAACTCGAATGCAAGATGGAGAAGGACGAGGACTCGTGCTTGAAAGCCGTCAAGGAAGACAAGGCCGATCTGGTCGTGGTCGAGGGAGGCTCAATCGCTCGAGCGATTAAGGACTATAACGCGGTTCCCATAATCGCGGAAACTTACGGACAAGGCACGACGAACAACAGCGAAAGACCGGCGGTCGCGGTCGTCAAAGAGTCCAGCGGAATCAACAAACTCG aggatctgAGGCAAAAGAAGTCGTGTCACAGCGGATACAAGGGTGACTTCGCGGGTTGGGATGCTCCGATGCACGTGCTGAAGGAGAAAGGCTTGTTGAACTCCGTGGACGATGCTGGCGAGTTCTTCTCGGGATCCTGTGCCCCGGGCGCGGACCCTAATTCGAAGCTCTGCGCTCAGTGCGTAGGAAGCGCCATGTCTAACGATGACCAAGTTCGACGGGCCACCAAGTGCAAACCCAACAACTCCGAAGCGTTCAAGGGCGGCGAAGGAGCCCTGAA GTGTCTGTTATCGGGTCAAGGAGACGTCGCGTTTGTGCCGTTTACCGCCTTGTCAAATATCG AGAAACTAAATCCGTCCGACAAACCAAAGGAGAAGTGCCAATTGCTTTGTCCTGGAGGCAACCGTGCGCCCCTCGACGCCTGGACCACGTGTAACTTTGGCATGGAGCCGCCTCGAGTGGTCCTCAGCTCCGGTGATAAATCCGTAAACGCTCTGGAGGAGTTCACCCACGGCATATTGGCCGCGAGCTCCCTGTACGCGAAACGACCGGATCTTCTGCACCTGTTTGGCACTTGGGCCGACGTGTCGAACTCTTTGTTCAAG GACGACACCAAGGGACtcgtctccatcgacaaatcgTGGAACAAGTGGAACGAATGGCAGGAAACCAAACAGAAATACGGTTTAGCTTGA